The proteins below are encoded in one region of Amycolatopsis magusensis:
- the greA gene encoding transcription elongation factor GreA, whose translation MVTVSDTQVTWLTQDAYDRLKHELDELIENRPVIAAKINDSREEGDLKENGGYHAAREEQAHQESRIRHLQELLRAAKVGEAPANDGLAEPGKILTVRYDGDDEDEKFLLATREEGAEGDLDVYSPESPLGRALLGAKEGEAREYELPNGNTQKVTLVKAVPYTG comes from the coding sequence ATGGTGACCGTGAGCGACACCCAGGTGACCTGGCTGACCCAGGATGCCTACGACAGGCTCAAGCACGAGCTCGACGAACTCATCGAGAATCGTCCGGTCATCGCCGCGAAGATCAACGACAGCCGGGAAGAGGGCGACCTCAAGGAGAACGGTGGCTACCACGCCGCCCGTGAGGAACAGGCCCACCAGGAATCCCGCATCCGCCACCTCCAGGAGCTGCTGCGCGCGGCCAAGGTGGGCGAAGCCCCGGCCAACGACGGACTCGCGGAGCCCGGCAAGATTCTCACCGTGCGTTACGACGGCGACGACGAGGACGAGAAGTTCCTGCTCGCCACCCGTGAGGAGGGCGCCGAGGGCGACCTCGACGTGTACTCCCCGGAGTCACCGCTCGGCCGCGCCCTGCTCGGCGCGAAGGAGGGCGAGGCTCGCGAGTACGAGCTGCCCAACGGCAACACCCAGAAGGTGACGCTGGTCAAGGCGGTCCCGTACACCGGCTGA
- a CDS encoding Lrp/AsnC family transcriptional regulator translates to MSDEALDDLDARLLLLLTDAPRLGVLECARRLGVARGTVQARLDRLAARGVLGGFPPELDLGAMGYGLTAFAWLEIAQGRRTEVAAALAAIEEVCEVHATTGQGDLFVRMVARDNDDLQRVIDAVVGVPDVLRTSTSVALSTPVPPRVRPLLERTARGA, encoded by the coding sequence ATGTCCGACGAAGCCCTCGACGACCTCGACGCGCGCCTGCTCCTGCTGCTCACCGACGCCCCGCGCCTCGGCGTGCTCGAATGCGCGCGGCGGCTGGGGGTGGCACGCGGAACCGTACAGGCCAGGCTGGACCGGCTGGCGGCGAGAGGGGTGCTCGGCGGCTTCCCGCCGGAACTGGACCTGGGCGCGATGGGCTACGGGCTGACCGCGTTCGCCTGGCTGGAGATCGCGCAGGGCCGCCGCACCGAGGTGGCCGCGGCGCTGGCGGCGATCGAAGAGGTGTGCGAGGTGCACGCGACCACCGGGCAGGGCGATCTGTTCGTGCGCATGGTGGCCCGCGACAACGACGACCTGCAGCGGGTGATCGACGCGGTGGTCGGCGTGCCGGACGTGCTGCGGACGTCGACCTCGGTGGCGCTGTCCACCCCCGTCCCGCCGCGGGTGCGCCCGTTGCTGGAGCGCACCGCGCGGGGGGCGTAG
- a CDS encoding MBL fold metallo-hydrolase, with translation MSDLPICGTCGTQYATPQTECQICEDERQYVPQSGQTWTSLAAMRASGDYSARIEHPGEGLIEIGTEPRFGIGQRALLVQAASGNFLWDCVTYLDDEIVAAVEAAGGITGLAISHPHYYTTMVEWAKAFNVPIYLHEKDKDWIARPDDSIELWSGDTKQLADDLTLINLGVHFAGSTVLHWRDGAAGQGALLTGDIVQVIPDRKFVGFMYSYPNLIPERPSIVKHAGEILEPYRFEKLHGAWWNSSINADAHGIVQRSAKRYLEHARD, from the coding sequence TTGAGCGACTTACCTATTTGCGGGACCTGCGGGACCCAGTACGCGACGCCACAGACCGAATGCCAGATCTGCGAGGACGAACGCCAGTACGTCCCGCAGTCCGGCCAAACCTGGACCTCTCTCGCCGCCATGCGGGCCAGTGGTGACTATTCGGCACGCATCGAACACCCGGGCGAAGGGTTGATCGAAATCGGCACCGAACCCCGGTTCGGCATCGGCCAGCGCGCGCTGCTGGTCCAGGCCGCTTCGGGGAACTTCCTCTGGGACTGCGTCACCTACCTCGACGACGAGATCGTCGCGGCGGTCGAGGCGGCCGGGGGCATCACCGGCCTGGCGATCAGCCACCCGCACTACTACACCACCATGGTGGAGTGGGCGAAGGCCTTCAACGTGCCGATCTACCTGCACGAGAAGGACAAGGACTGGATCGCCCGCCCCGACGACTCGATCGAGCTGTGGAGCGGCGACACCAAGCAGCTCGCCGACGACCTCACGCTGATCAACCTCGGCGTGCACTTCGCCGGCAGCACCGTGCTGCACTGGCGTGACGGCGCCGCGGGCCAGGGCGCCCTGCTCACCGGCGACATCGTGCAGGTCATCCCCGACCGCAAGTTCGTCGGCTTCATGTACAGCTACCCGAACCTGATCCCGGAGCGGCCGAGCATCGTCAAGCACGCCGGCGAGATCCTGGAGCCGTACCGGTTCGAGAAGCTGCACGGCGCGTGGTGGAACTCCTCCATCAACGCCGACGCGCACGGCATCGTGCAGCGGTCCGCGAAGCGCTACCTCGAGCACGCGCGCGACTGA
- the mca gene encoding mycothiol conjugate amidase Mca has protein sequence MGLRLMAVHAHPDDESSKGAATMARYVAEGHEVLVVTCTGGEAGSILNPAMDRPEVLENMSEIRREEMARAAKILGVQHRWLGFVDSGLPEGDPLPPLPEGSFATVPIEESTGPLVEAIRDFRPHVIITYDENGGYPHPDHIRTHEISMAAFDAAGDPDKYPGTGDPWQPLKLYYVHGFSRARMTALHEALLKAGLESPYEEWLKRWSDDKPDVMERVTTRVECGDYFEQRDEALKAHATQIDPDSRWFATPLEIQRELWPTEEYELVRSMVDSTVPEDDLFAGIVGADEGRPAKL, from the coding sequence ATGGGGCTTCGGCTGATGGCGGTGCACGCCCACCCGGACGATGAGTCCAGCAAGGGTGCGGCCACGATGGCGCGCTACGTCGCCGAGGGGCACGAAGTACTCGTCGTGACCTGCACCGGTGGCGAGGCGGGCAGCATCCTCAACCCGGCGATGGACCGGCCCGAGGTGCTGGAGAACATGTCGGAGATCCGCCGCGAGGAGATGGCGCGCGCGGCGAAGATCCTCGGGGTGCAGCACCGCTGGCTCGGTTTCGTCGACTCGGGCCTGCCGGAGGGCGACCCGCTGCCGCCGCTGCCGGAGGGCTCGTTCGCCACCGTGCCGATCGAGGAGTCCACCGGCCCGCTCGTCGAGGCCATCCGCGACTTCCGCCCGCACGTGATCATCACCTACGACGAGAACGGCGGCTACCCGCACCCGGACCACATCCGCACCCACGAGATCTCGATGGCCGCCTTCGACGCGGCGGGTGACCCGGACAAGTACCCGGGAACCGGCGACCCGTGGCAGCCGCTGAAGCTGTACTACGTGCACGGCTTCTCCCGCGCGAGGATGACCGCGCTGCACGAGGCCCTGCTGAAGGCGGGCCTGGAGTCGCCGTACGAGGAGTGGCTCAAGCGCTGGAGCGACGACAAGCCGGACGTGATGGAGCGGGTGACCACCCGCGTCGAGTGCGGCGACTACTTCGAGCAGCGTGACGAGGCCCTCAAGGCGCACGCCACCCAGATCGACCCGGACAGCCGCTGGTTCGCCACCCCGCTCGAGATCCAGCGCGAGCTGTGGCCGACCGAGGAGTACGAGCTGGTCCGGTCAATGGTGGACAGCACGGTTCCGGAGGACGATTTGTTCGCGGGCATCGTGGGGGCGGACGAAGGACGCCCCGCCAAGCTCTGA
- a CDS encoding DUF4307 domain-containing protein: MPTETPARLPEGRYGKPKRPAPKRWRTWALSAAGLLVGGAVAVLAYANLGTAPIEGERRLFTELPGDAMEITVDVTRDEPERAGVCIVRVRDITGAESGRREVLVPPGESSTAVKAVIKSRGRPVTADVFGCSYEVPEYLSTP; encoded by the coding sequence TTGCCCACCGAAACGCCCGCCCGCCTGCCGGAAGGCCGCTACGGCAAGCCGAAGCGACCGGCGCCGAAGCGGTGGCGGACGTGGGCGCTGAGCGCGGCGGGCCTGCTGGTCGGCGGTGCGGTGGCGGTACTGGCCTACGCCAACCTCGGCACCGCGCCGATCGAGGGCGAGCGCCGGTTGTTCACCGAGCTGCCCGGCGACGCGATGGAGATCACCGTCGACGTGACCCGCGACGAGCCGGAACGCGCCGGGGTGTGCATCGTGCGGGTCCGCGACATCACCGGCGCGGAGAGCGGGCGGCGTGAAGTGCTCGTGCCGCCGGGAGAGAGCAGCACCGCGGTGAAAGCGGTGATCAAAAGCCGCGGCCGCCCGGTGACCGCCGACGTATTCGGCTGCTCTTACGAAGTACCGGAATATTTGTCAACCCCATAG